One genomic window of Carassius auratus strain Wakin chromosome 14, ASM336829v1, whole genome shotgun sequence includes the following:
- the LOC113114380 gene encoding amyloid-beta A4 precursor protein-binding family B member 2-like — protein MMSLQKPPLRRSASTVESTNHSGPILTPPTSLNLRSSHNLQLSCDTIKEGVVTVSKETQNSKSRHKYALTNIQNAMGLSQNPAPFTQSHASSDRKPAHPTKSASSSSLYCSSLSFSTSNPKLAKNGTNLQLKEEQLDLNKNDRNLVRSSCDWLEGKDNQKNPTIRRRTKSFLEYHREEDAPNSPDKDTQPEEKHLLPKLEAQTWAKENHVEAHLTLPQNHLLLLASEEEEEDEESPGETLEVHQHSLRPNNERLSRIRDGSLLRSPLRLKLRGDEPEESPERLSRAEKQEEEEDSSWTTLSQESPSEETPQDTGVWEEPPQVQDVSQEYFWRISADSTPRDQPVAGDANSDQEAESGVKGACLPVPCTKAQTERPSSIVSDSSVEPVPSSAASSPSSSSLCYETMGRAAGLLNNNYLDLTETCESRERESVGAQGGPYSFINHRARVPSAPADTVIPINDPETQVFAVCYLGWLEVRDADVRSVRSGAVLSDCIQQLQQHRETQRPRTRAMLLVLQDITLTLIDPADHTLLHSQPISCICVWGVGRGFSRSVTPLL, from the exons ATGATGTCACTGCAGAAGCCTCCCCTCCGACGCAGTGCATCGACTGtagaatcaaccaatcacagcgggCCTATATTGACTCCGCCCACCTCTCTCAACTTACGCTCCTCCCACAACCTGCAGCTGAGCTGCGACACCATAAAGGAGGGCGTGGTCACCGTTTCCAAGGAAACACAAAACTCGAAGAGTCGGCATAAATATGCCCTGACCAATATCCAAAATGCCATGGGTTTGAGCCAAAACCCCGCCCCTTTTAcccaaagccacgcctcctccgACCGAAAACCCGCCCACCCCACGAAATCCGCCTCCTCCTCATCCCTCTACTGCTCCTCGCTCTCCTTCTCCACCTCAAATCCCAAACTAGCCAAAAACGGCACAAACCTTCAGCTCAAAGAGGAGCAGCTGGACCTCAACAAGAACGACAGGAACCTGGTGAGGAGCAGCTGTGATTGGCTGGAGGGGAAGGACAACCAGAAGAACCCCACCATCAGGAGGAGGACCAAGAGCTTTCTAGAGTACCATCGAGAAGAGGACGCCCCGAACAGCCCCGATAAAGACACGCAGCCCGAGGAGAAGCACCTCCTGCCCAAACTAGAGGCGCAGACGTGGGCTAAAGAGAACCACGTGGAGGCGCACCTCACCCTCCCCCAGAACCACCTGCTCCTGCTGGCcagcgaggaagaggaggaggacgaggagaGTCCTGGAGAGACGCTGGAGGTCCACCAACACTCGCTCCGGCCCAATAACGAGCGCCTCAGCCGCATCAGAGACGGATCTCTGCTCAGGAGTCCGTTACGCCTGAAACTGAGAGGAGACGAGCCGGAGGAGTCGCCCGAACGCCTGTCCAGAGCCGAAaaacaggaggaggaggaggactccAGCTGGACCACACTGTCACAGGAGAGTCCGTCCGAGGAGACGCCTCAGGACACAG gtgtttgGGAAGAGCCTCCTCAGGTTCAGGACGTGTCTCAGGAGTATTTCTGGCGTATTTCAGCCGATTCCACTCCTCGAGATCAGCCCGTGGCCGGCGACGCCAACTCTGACCAGGAGGCGGAGTCAGGGGTGAAGGGGGCGTGTCTCCCCGTGCCCTGCACTAAAGCACAGACTGAG cgtcCCAGCAGTATCGTGTCGGACAGCTCTGTTGAACCCGTTCCTTCATCAGCAGCCTCTTCACCCTCCTCTTCCTCGCTGTGTTATGAGACGATGGGTCGCGCCGCCGGGTTACTCAACAACAACTACCTG GACCTGACAGAGACATGTGAGTCCCGCGAGCGAGAGAGTGTAGGAGCTCAGGGCGGCCCGTACAGCTTCATCAACCACag AGCTAGAGTCCCATCAGCCCCAGCAGACACCGTCATCCCCATCAACGACCCGGAGACACAG GTGTTTGCGGTGTGTTATCTGGGCTGGCTGGAGGTGCGAGACGCAGATGTGAGGTCAGTGAGGAGCGGCGCAGTGTTGAGCGACTGCATCCAGCagctgcagcagcacagagagacacagagaccgagg ACTCGAGCCATGCTGCTGGTGCTGCAGGACATCACTCTGACCCTCATCGACCCGGCTGACCACACCCTCCTGCactctcagccaatcagctgcATCTGCGTCTGGGGAGTGGGGCGGGGCTTCAGCAGGTCAGTGACTCCATTATTATGA
- the LOC113114425 gene encoding fibroblast growth factor 2-like, with translation MRLRGSGERRRETGETAEEARGGRGGAPETEKPRERAMAAGGITTLPALPEDGASGGFPPVNFKEPKRLYCKNGGFFLRIHPDGRVDGIREKSDPHIRLQLQATAVGEVVIKGICANRYLAMNADGRLFGTRRTTDECYFLENLESNNYNTYRSRKYPDWYVALKRTGQYKSGSMTGPGQKAVLFLPMSAKC, from the exons ATGAGGCTCCGTGGCTCCGGGGAGCGGCGGAGGGAGACGGGAGAGACGGCGGAGGAGGCGCGCGGAGGCCGTGGAGGGGCTCCGGAGACGGAGaaaccgagagagagagcgatggcGGCGGGAGGAATCACCACGCTTCCCGCTTTACCGGAGGACGGCGCCAGCGGAGGCTTTCCCCCGGTGAACTTCAAGGAGCCCAAGCGGCTTTACTGCAAGAACGGCGGCTTCTTCCTCCGGATCCACCCCGACGGGCGAGTGGACGGCATCCGCGAGAAGAGCGACCCGCACA ttCGGCTGCAGCTCCAGGCCACGGCCGTCGGTGAAGTGGTGATCAAAGGGATCTGTGCGAACCGTTACCTCGCCATGAACGCAGACGGACGACTGTTCGGGACG agaagAACAACAGATGAATGCTATTTCCTGGAGAACCTGGAGTCAAACAACTACAACACGTACCGATCCCGAAAGTATCCCGACTGGTACGTGGCTCTGAAGAGAACAGGCCAGTATAAATCGGGCTCGATGACCGGCCCGGGCCAGAAGGCCGTCCTGTTTCTGCCCATGTCAGCCAAGTGCTGA